Proteins co-encoded in one Candidatus Omnitrophota bacterium genomic window:
- a CDS encoding hydrogenase maturation protease translates to MSKVLLIGYGNPGRLDDGLGPALAEAIEKLDLPDVTVDSDYQLTVEDAAAVAEHDVVIFADAAVDGQEPFFFQKIKPKSDVSFTTHSIEPEAVLALAHDLFQSKAEAYALGIRGYEFNDFGEKLSDKAQNNLLDAIKFIKSRLLEKKFNQ, encoded by the coding sequence TTGAGTAAAGTACTATTGATTGGTTACGGCAATCCTGGACGACTTGATGATGGATTGGGCCCTGCCTTAGCTGAGGCAATTGAGAAACTTGATCTCCCCGACGTTACTGTTGATTCAGATTATCAGTTAACTGTTGAAGACGCGGCGGCTGTTGCCGAGCATGATGTCGTGATTTTTGCAGATGCAGCGGTGGACGGACAAGAGCCTTTTTTCTTTCAAAAAATTAAACCAAAATCAGATGTAAGTTTTACGACGCATAGCATTGAACCAGAAGCTGTTTTGGCGTTGGCGCATGATTTGTTTCAATCAAAGGCAGAAGCGTATGCTTTAGGAATTCGGGGTTATGAGTTTAATGATTTTGGAGAAAAACTTTCGGATAAGGCTCAAAACAATCTCCTAGATGCTATTAAATTTATCAAATCACGTCTTCTTGAAAAGAAGTTCAATCAATAA